Proteins co-encoded in one Papaver somniferum cultivar HN1 chromosome 5, ASM357369v1, whole genome shotgun sequence genomic window:
- the LOC113281734 gene encoding uncharacterized protein LOC113281734, with protein sequence MEEEMPSVPMERTSKIVRRSVHTYLKNYQYFTSTTSLLIFPVSIAVLISQAIIPSSLFLLPTIYTRFQAIFYAAGFPESLQFFSPLNLKLSQTICSSIFTLPFTLSFLLLAKSSIIKALHRQNTSSLPPSFSSIFSLCYPLLITHLCNSFMIFAANASALALLFLAFNVIDAFGYTSTNYLLFFSAVGAVVYSVILANTIITCNLASIVSGMENCSGYLAFLKASILMRGRHSTALLLALPFNLGLAAIEALFQYRVVSLFLSSGEFTSLMALEGLVIASLYSILILLDTITSCEFFNSCKSRMEMVDKYYYLVQLLPEEDEEGAFTCAKNLDYLP encoded by the coding sequence atggaagaagaaatgccATCAGTTCCAATGGAGAGAACAAGTAAGATTGTGAGAAGATCAGTTCACACATacttgaaaaactatcaatacttcACTTCCACTACATCTCTACTCATATTTCCGGTTTCCATCGCGGTTCTCATCTCTCAAGCCATCATTCCTTCATCTCTGTTCCTTCTTCCAACCATTTACACTCGGTTTCAGGCCATCTTTTACGCGGCCGGGTTCCCGGAATCATTGCAGTTTTTCTCACCTCTCAATCTTAAACTCTCTCAAACAATTTGTTCTTCCATATTCACTCTACCCTTCACTCTTTCATTTCTTCTCCTTGCAAAATCATCAATAATTAAAGCTCTTCATCGGCAAAACACATCGTCTCTTCCACCTTCCTTCTCTTCTATCTTCTCTCTTTGTTACCCTCTCTTAATAACCCATCTCTGCAATTCATTTATGATTTTCGCAGCCAATGCTTCCGCATTAGCTTTGTTATTTCTCGCCTTCAATGTTATTGATGCTTTTGGTTATACCTCCACAAACTATCTTCTCTTTTTCTCAGCAGTTGGAGCTGTTGTTTATTCAGTTATCCTTGCAAACACTATTATCACCTGCAACTTAGCTTCAATAGTGTCTGGCATGGAGAATTGCAGTGGGTATTTAGCTTTTCTTAAAGCTTCTATTCTGATGAGGGGAAGGCATTCAACTGCTCTTTTGTTGGCTCTTCCTTTCAATTTGGGTTTAGCTGCAATTGAAGCTTTGTTTCAGTACAGAGTGGTCAGCCTTTTTCTTAGTTCAGGAGAGTTCACTTCTTTAATGGCTCTTGAAGGATTAGTGATAGCTTCCTTGTATTCCATCCTCATCCTCCTTGACACAATTACATCCTGTGAATTCTTCAACAGCTGCAAGTCTCGAATGGAAATGGTAGATAAGTACTATTACCTGGTTCAGCTTCTACCGGAGGAAGATGAGGAGGGTGCTTTCACTTGTGCAAAGAATTTAGACTACCTCCCATGA